A genomic region of Oncorhynchus mykiss isolate Arlee chromosome 2, USDA_OmykA_1.1, whole genome shotgun sequence contains the following coding sequences:
- the ribc2 gene encoding RIB43A-like with coiled-coils protein 2 isoform X2 encodes MYNAELLSDRIAAASLERRRNREMQRQDRIFNAKVRTIGIDKEALVSQVNERKKKEQAEAESLKAYAADAVRNDKAACLLDQRQLKDERLLQGAIEDFRLNFQPRWSRREYDLSNPDKIRGQEKIQMLPGLVGEDPDSQGRLKKQQEQLREWSFQQQHELATARHQQRQEEQQYDQDRVDLDNKALQLQTIEEERRRTVALATKNFNLTKATENAEKRWKEWQQQEEDNRTDILNQLQGELLSESQEQGISVLGLPRLSPNSYKGLADEQLQHIINCQQQQIDEKRRIQAEQQQEELQQDRFRVASARTALLMERQQARINKQLRRTQDNTNAQLAEAHHEQTKYLEKVYTNIPDDSYFSQFNTSSR; translated from the exons ATGTACAATGCTGAATTACTTTCGGACCGCATTGCTGCGGCTAGTTTGGAGAGGAGACGTAATCGAGAGATGCAACGTCAAGATAGGATTTTCAATGCTAAAGTTAGAACGATTGGG ATAGATAAAGAGGCTCTTGTTTCCCAagtgaatgaaagaaagaaaaaagaacaGGCAGAGGCAGAGTCACTTAAAGCATATG CTGCAGATGCAGTGCGCAACGACAAGGCCGCTTGTCTACTTGATCAACGCCAACTTAAGGATGAGCGTCTGCTGCAGGGAGCCATAGAGGACTTCCGATTGAACTTCCAGCCGCGGTGGAGTCGACGAGAGTATGACTTGAGCAACCCAGACAAAATTAGAGGTCAGGAGAAGATCCAGATGCTGCCGGGGCTGGTGGGTGAGGACCCAGACAGCCAGGGGAGGCTGAagaagcagcaggagcagctCAGAGAGTGGTCCTTCCAGCAGCAGCATGAGTTGGCCACAGCGCGACACCAGCAGAGACAGGAAG AGCAGCAGTATGACCAGGACAGAGTGGACCTGGACAACAAAGCTCTCCAGCTCCAAACaattgaggaggagaggaggagaaccgtAGCCCTCGCTACAAAGAATTTCAATTTGACAAAG GCAACAGAGAATGCAGAGAAGCGGTGGAAGGAgtggcagcagcaggaggaggacaacaggacagACATCCTGAACCAGCTGCAGGGGGAGCTGCTGAGTGAGAGCCAGGAGCAGGGCATCAGTGTGCTGGGTCTGCCCCGCCTCAGTCCCAACAGCTACAAGGGTCTCGCAGACGAGCAGCTGCAGCACATCATCAACTGCCAGCAGCAACAGATAGATGAGAAGAGG AGAATTCAGGcggagcagcagcaggaggagctcCAGCAGGACCGGTTCCGTGTGGCCTCGGCTCGAACCGCCCTACTAATGGAGAGACAGCAGGCCCGCATCAACAAGCAGCTCCGTCGCACCCAGGATAACACCAACGCACAGCTGGCTGAGGCCCACCATGAACA GACAAAGTATTTGGAGAAGGTGTACACTAACATCCCAGATGACAGTTACTTCTCCCAGTTCAACACCAGCAGTCGATAA
- the LOC110498230 gene encoding adenosine deaminase 2-A — protein MLHWPESHQVAMVSVLLCWLTLCWCSPDPRLRESLMHQEASRQTGGRLLLTEAELRLSALLHKLKEQEMKSSDFPPALHFFKAKPLIQRSLIYSLLQRMPKGAALHVHDFSMVGVEWLVRNVTYRPHCYMCITEDQSVRLLFSSGQPKPKPQCSSWMLLETLRAKTGNTTDLDNSLIRNLTLFTEDPEAAYPSQDVVWKRFEQAFTSAWGLVTYAPVFKDYYYEGLRQFYMDSIMYLELRALLPETYELDGSTHDSAWGLKTYQDVTRQFVSEHPDFLGARVIFTVHRRLNASMAWKAVEEAMNLQKVFPEIMAGFDLVGREDSGRPLWYFKEALSLPGERGVNLPFFFHAGETDEEGTDVDGNLLDALLFNTSRIGHGFALLRHPVAKALSRRKGVAVEVCPISNQVLKLVSDLRNHPAAVLMSEGHPLVISSDDPAMFGASGLSHDFYEAFVGLGGMNSHIGTLKELAMNSIRYSSLSPQLKEKALDLWQRKWDKFVSENSQ, from the exons ATGTTGCACTGGCCAGAGAGCCACCAGGTGGCTATGGTGTCAGTCCTACTGTGCTGGTTGACCCTGTGCTGGTGCAGCCCTGACCCTAGGCTCAGAGAGTCTCTGATGCACCAGGAGGCCTCCCGGCAGACAGGGGGCAGACTGCTGCTGACAGAGGCAGAGCTGCGGCTCAGTGCACTGCTGCACAAACTGAAGGAGCAGGAGATGAAGAGCTCGGACTTCCCTCCTGCCTTGCACTTCTTCAAGGCAAAGCCACTCATCCAGCGCAGCCTCATCTACAGCCTACTGCAGAGGATGCCCAAAG GAGCAGCACTTCATGTCCATGACTTCTCCATGGTGGGAGTGGAGTGGCTGGTAAGGAATGTGACGTACCGGCCACATTGCTACATGTGCATTACAGAGGACCAGTCAGTTCGATTACTCTTCTCCTCTGGTCAGCCCAAACCAAAACCTCAGTGCTCTTCTTGGATGTTGCTGGAGACCCTGAGGGCCAAAACAGGCAATACCACTGACCTTGACAATAG CCTCATCCGCAACCTCACACTTTTCACTGAGGACCCAGAGGCTGCCTATCCCAGCCAAGATGTCGTTTGGAAAAGGTTTGAGCAGGCGTTCACTTCGGCTTGGGGACTAGTCACCTACGCTCCTGTATTCAAGGACTATTACTATGAGGGCCTGAGGCAGTTCTACATGGATAGTATCATGTATCTGGAGCTGAGGGCTTTGCTTCCAGAG ACATACGAGCTGGATGGGAGCACACATGACAGTGCCTGGGGCCTCAAGACCTATCAGGACGTGACCAGGCAGTTTGTGTCAGAGCACCCAGACTTCCTGGGAGCTCGTGTCATCTTCACTGTGCACAG GCGGCTGAATGCGTCAATGGCATGGAAGGCAGTGGAGGAGGCTATGAACCTACAGAAAGTCTTTCCAGAGATCATGGCTGGATTTGACCTA GTGGGTCGGGAAGATAGTGGAAGACCCCTCTGGTACTTCAAGGAGGCCTTGTCTCTGCCAGGCGAGAGAGGAGTCAACCTTCCATTCTTCTTCCacgcaggagagactg ATGAAGAGGGCACTGATGTGGATGGGAACCTACTGGATGCTTTACTGTTCAACACGTCTCGCATCGGCCATGGCTTTGCCCTGCTGCGCCACCCCGTGGCCAAGGCCCTCTCTAGGAGGAAAGGGGTGGCTGTAGAGGTGTGCCCCATCTCCAACCAG GTACTGAAACTGGTCTCAGACCTGCGGAATCACCCAGCAGCTGTTCTGATGTCAGAGGGCCATCCCCTGGTGATCAGTTCAGACGACCCTGCCATGTTTGGAGCTTCTGGCCTCTCCCATGATTTTTACGAGGCGTTTGTGGGTTTAGGTGGAATGAACTCTCACATAGGAACTCTCAAGGAACTGGCCATGAACTCCATCAG GTACAGCTCTCTGTCGCCACAGCTGAAGGAGAAAGCATTAGATTTGTGGCAGAGAAAATGGGACAAGTTTGTCTCAGAGAACTCACAATAG
- the ribc2 gene encoding RIB43A-like with coiled-coils protein 2 isoform X1: MYNAELLSDRIAAASLERRRNREMQRQDRIFNAKVRTIGIDKEALVSQVNERKKKEQAEAESLKAYAADAVRNDKAACLLDQRQLKDERLLQGAIEDFRLNFQPRWSRREYDLSNPDKIRGQEKIQMLPGLVGEDPDSQGRLKKQQEQLREWSFQQQHELATARHQQRQEGRLQPVLMLDTDTLTASSQNNLRPCLTLAEQQYDQDRVDLDNKALQLQTIEEERRRTVALATKNFNLTKATENAEKRWKEWQQQEEDNRTDILNQLQGELLSESQEQGISVLGLPRLSPNSYKGLADEQLQHIINCQQQQIDEKRRIQAEQQQEELQQDRFRVASARTALLMERQQARINKQLRRTQDNTNAQLAEAHHEQTKYLEKVYTNIPDDSYFSQFNTSSR; this comes from the exons ATGTACAATGCTGAATTACTTTCGGACCGCATTGCTGCGGCTAGTTTGGAGAGGAGACGTAATCGAGAGATGCAACGTCAAGATAGGATTTTCAATGCTAAAGTTAGAACGATTGGG ATAGATAAAGAGGCTCTTGTTTCCCAagtgaatgaaagaaagaaaaaagaacaGGCAGAGGCAGAGTCACTTAAAGCATATG CTGCAGATGCAGTGCGCAACGACAAGGCCGCTTGTCTACTTGATCAACGCCAACTTAAGGATGAGCGTCTGCTGCAGGGAGCCATAGAGGACTTCCGATTGAACTTCCAGCCGCGGTGGAGTCGACGAGAGTATGACTTGAGCAACCCAGACAAAATTAGAGGTCAGGAGAAGATCCAGATGCTGCCGGGGCTGGTGGGTGAGGACCCAGACAGCCAGGGGAGGCTGAagaagcagcaggagcagctCAGAGAGTGGTCCTTCCAGCAGCAGCATGAGTTGGCCACAGCGCGACACCAGCAGAGACAGGAAGGTAGGCTACAACCTGTCCTGATGCTAGACACTGATACACTCACTGCCTCCTCTCAAAATAATCTCCGCCCCTGCCTCACCCTTGCAGAGCAGCAGTATGACCAGGACAGAGTGGACCTGGACAACAAAGCTCTCCAGCTCCAAACaattgaggaggagaggaggagaaccgtAGCCCTCGCTACAAAGAATTTCAATTTGACAAAG GCAACAGAGAATGCAGAGAAGCGGTGGAAGGAgtggcagcagcaggaggaggacaacaggacagACATCCTGAACCAGCTGCAGGGGGAGCTGCTGAGTGAGAGCCAGGAGCAGGGCATCAGTGTGCTGGGTCTGCCCCGCCTCAGTCCCAACAGCTACAAGGGTCTCGCAGACGAGCAGCTGCAGCACATCATCAACTGCCAGCAGCAACAGATAGATGAGAAGAGG AGAATTCAGGcggagcagcagcaggaggagctcCAGCAGGACCGGTTCCGTGTGGCCTCGGCTCGAACCGCCCTACTAATGGAGAGACAGCAGGCCCGCATCAACAAGCAGCTCCGTCGCACCCAGGATAACACCAACGCACAGCTGGCTGAGGCCCACCATGAACA GACAAAGTATTTGGAGAAGGTGTACACTAACATCCCAGATGACAGTTACTTCTCCCAGTTCAACACCAGCAGTCGATAA